The Spirosoma foliorum genome has a window encoding:
- a CDS encoding pyridoxal phosphate-dependent aminotransferase, whose product MEILKSDRLTHLKYDIRGPIYEKSLELESQGFKIISLNIGNPATFGFDAPDEIVHDIILNIRNAQGYSDSRGLFAARKAVMHHTQNIGLPGITINDIYIGNGVSELIMLSMQALLNEGDEVLVPSPDYPLWTASVAFCGGKPVHYVCDEASDWNPDLADLERKITPRTRAIVVINPNNPTGAVYDKEVLQGIARIAERHKLIVFSDEIYDRILYNGAVHYPISKMINDTLCITMGGLSKNYRAAGFRGGWMILSGARKRAKSYIEGLTLLASMRLCANVPTQYAIQTALGGYQSINDLVLPTGRLYKQMMLAYDRMTAIPGITCVKPKGSLYIFPKIDLSQFRLEGDDDFVLNLLTEQKVLVVSGNGFNYTKNDHFRIVCLPTVDELNVAMDRIEYFLESRRK is encoded by the coding sequence ATGGAAATACTGAAAAGCGATCGGCTTACGCATTTGAAATACGATATTCGGGGACCTATTTATGAGAAGTCTCTTGAACTCGAAAGTCAGGGTTTTAAAATTATCAGTCTGAATATTGGCAATCCTGCCACCTTTGGCTTCGATGCCCCCGACGAAATTGTCCATGATATTATTCTGAATATCCGTAATGCGCAGGGGTACTCTGACTCTCGGGGTTTGTTTGCCGCCCGAAAAGCGGTTATGCACCACACACAGAATATTGGCCTTCCTGGTATTACTATCAACGATATTTACATCGGTAACGGGGTAAGTGAGTTGATCATGCTTTCTATGCAAGCGCTCCTGAATGAAGGCGACGAAGTACTGGTGCCCTCTCCCGATTATCCGCTGTGGACAGCTTCGGTTGCTTTTTGTGGCGGCAAACCAGTCCATTACGTTTGTGACGAAGCTTCCGATTGGAATCCGGATCTGGCTGATTTAGAGCGTAAAATTACTCCCCGTACACGGGCCATCGTTGTCATCAACCCAAATAACCCAACGGGGGCAGTTTATGATAAAGAGGTATTGCAAGGCATTGCCCGCATTGCCGAGCGTCATAAACTGATCGTCTTTTCCGACGAGATCTACGATAGGATTCTATACAACGGAGCCGTTCATTATCCAATTTCTAAAATGATTAACGACACGCTCTGTATCACGATGGGCGGATTGTCGAAAAATTACCGGGCCGCTGGTTTTCGGGGTGGTTGGATGATTTTGAGCGGTGCGCGGAAACGAGCTAAATCCTACATCGAAGGCCTGACTTTACTGGCAAGTATGCGTCTTTGTGCCAACGTTCCAACACAGTATGCGATTCAAACAGCTTTAGGCGGCTATCAGAGCATCAATGATTTAGTGCTTCCTACGGGTCGTTTATACAAACAAATGATGCTGGCGTATGACCGCATGACGGCCATTCCGGGTATTACCTGTGTGAAACCCAAAGGTTCATTGTATATTTTTCCGAAGATTGATTTGAGCCAGTTTAGATTGGAAGGCGATGACGATTTCGTACTAAATCTATTGACGGAGCAAAAAGTACTGGTTGTATCAGGAAATGGGTTTAACTATACCAAGAATGATCACTTCCGAATTGTCTGTCTGCCAACTGTCGATGAACTAAATGTAGCAATGGATCGGATCGAATATTTCCTTGAAAGCCGACGAAAATAA
- a CDS encoding LOG family protein: MDETKENVHRSETQSTERIAHDLPKRDELLLTPDEQRIKEAFQDHDWNEIKTADSWVIFKVMAEFVEGFDKLAKIGPCVSIFGSARTKPDNPYYKMTEEIAAKLVRHGYGVITGGGPGIMEAGNKGAFEQGGKSVGLNIKLPFEQHSNIYIDPDKSINFDFFFVRKVMFVKYAQGFVVMPGGMGTLDELFEAMTLIQTRKIARFPIVLVGKSYWQGLIDWITNVMLEEQHNINPEDMKLISIVDTPTEAVKVIDEFYNKYLLKPNF; the protein is encoded by the coding sequence ATGGACGAAACAAAAGAAAATGTTCATCGCTCTGAAACGCAGAGCACCGAACGAATTGCACACGATTTACCTAAGCGCGACGAGTTACTCCTTACACCCGACGAACAACGCATTAAAGAAGCTTTTCAGGACCACGATTGGAACGAGATCAAAACCGCAGATTCCTGGGTTATCTTCAAGGTGATGGCTGAATTTGTGGAGGGTTTTGATAAATTAGCCAAGATAGGTCCCTGTGTATCCATTTTCGGTTCAGCCCGTACCAAGCCCGACAATCCATACTATAAAATGACCGAAGAAATTGCGGCCAAGTTAGTACGTCACGGCTATGGTGTTATTACGGGTGGTGGCCCTGGTATTATGGAAGCTGGTAATAAAGGAGCTTTTGAACAGGGGGGCAAATCCGTTGGCCTAAACATCAAATTACCCTTTGAACAGCATAGTAATATTTACATCGACCCCGATAAGAGCATCAACTTCGACTTCTTTTTTGTGCGGAAGGTGATGTTTGTCAAATACGCACAGGGCTTTGTGGTTATGCCCGGAGGTATGGGTACGCTCGATGAACTGTTTGAGGCCATGACGCTGATTCAGACCCGAAAAATTGCCCGTTTCCCAATCGTACTCGTTGGAAAGTCCTATTGGCAGGGCTTGATCGACTGGATCACAAATGTCATGCTGGAAGAACAGCATAACATCAATCCGGAAGACATGAAACTCATCAGTATTGTTGACACGCCCACAGAGGCTGTTAAAGTCATTGATGAGTTCTACAATAAATACTTGCTGAAGCCAAACTTCTGA
- a CDS encoding DUF2911 domain-containing protein — protein MKFIGLLACLLIGFTSISQAQKLRGLDKSPMDMAYYPDDFAHDRKFAPAKVGDKVFARVTYSRPAKNGREVFGKLIPYGKVWRVGANEATEIKFFSDATIQGKKIKAGVYSFYAIPNETEWTLIFSSDLDQWGAYSYKESLDVLRVTAPVKKPEETVENLTIQFKKAGENVKESIMMIAWDNTLVEVPVSF, from the coding sequence ATGAAATTTATTGGTTTACTCGCCTGCCTGCTCATCGGTTTTACCTCAATTTCTCAAGCACAAAAATTAAGAGGTCTTGACAAAAGTCCGATGGATATGGCTTACTATCCTGACGATTTTGCCCACGACCGGAAGTTTGCTCCCGCCAAAGTAGGCGACAAAGTATTTGCCCGAGTAACCTACAGTCGTCCGGCTAAAAATGGAAGAGAAGTGTTTGGTAAACTGATTCCCTACGGTAAAGTGTGGCGGGTTGGTGCAAACGAAGCAACTGAAATCAAGTTTTTCTCGGATGCCACGATTCAGGGGAAAAAGATCAAAGCGGGTGTGTATTCGTTTTATGCAATCCCCAACGAAACCGAGTGGACGCTTATTTTTAGCTCTGATTTAGACCAGTGGGGCGCCTATAGCTATAAGGAAAGTCTGGATGTTTTACGCGTGACCGCTCCTGTTAAGAAACCAGAAGAAACGGTTGAAAACCTGACGATTCAGTTCAAAAAGGCTGGAGAAAACGTCAAAGAATCTATAATGATGATTGCCTGGGACAATACACTGGTTGAAGTTCCAGTTTCGTTTTAA